The genomic interval CCGATGCCGCGCCGATGACGTCGATCACCCGCTGCTCGATGCAGCAGGTCGAGGGCTTCATCGATCACCTGGAGGAGGAGGGGATCCTCGAGGACACGACGGTCGTGGTGATGGGCGACCACCTCAAGCTCGTCGCGGAGGGGCAGAGCTTCACGCAGGAGCTGATGGCCGCAGAAGACCGGACGATCTTCAACCGCTTCAGCGTGCCGGGCGGAGCGCCGCCCGTCGCCCGCGAGCGCATCGACCAGATGAGCATGTACCCGACGATCCTCGAGCTCCTCGGCTTCGGGCTCCGCGACCACCGCGCGGGGATCGGCGTGTCGGCGCTCGCCGCCGAGCACGAGGTGCCGGCGGGAACGATCCTCGATCTCGCCCCCGACGACTACCTCGCCGTCGTGCAATCCCGATCGGTCGACCTCTACCGCGAGCTCTGGGCGGAGCCCGAGGCGTAGCCGCCTAGACTGGAGGGCGGTATCCGACGGTCGAATGGAGAGTGGACGCATGCGCGTGACCGCCGTGCTGGTGGCCTACAACCGGCGGGAGCTGCTGCGGGAGTCGCTCGAGGCGCTCGCCGCGCAGAGCCGTCCCGTCGACCGCCTCGTCGTGGTCGACAACGCCTCGACGGACGGCTCCGACGCGGTCGCGGCCGAGCTGCTCGAGGCCTGGGGGGCGCAGGCGCGCTTCGTGCGGCTGACGGAGAACACGGGCGGCGCCGGGGGGTTCGCGGTCGGGATCGCGGCCGCCGTCGCCGAGGACGACGTCGACTGGGTGTGGGTGATGGACGATGACACCGTCCCCGGGCCCGACGCGCTCGCGGGCGCCCTGGCGGCGCACGAGCGCTATCGGGAGACCGGGCAGGACGATCTCGCCGTGATGGGCTCGCGCGTCGTGTGGACGGATGGCGAGGACCACCCGATGAACACGCCGAAGGCGAAGATCCGCGCCGACGCCGACGAGCGCCGACGCGCCGCGGAGGTCGGAGCGATGGAGATCCGCTCGATCTCCTTCGTCTCGGCGTTCCTGCGCGCGGCCCGGGTGCGCGAGGTCGGGCTCCCGATCGCGGACTACTTCCTGTGGAACGACGACTTCGAGTTCTCGGCGCGCCTGCTCCGCGGGGCCCGCGGGCTGTACGTCCCCGGGTCCGTCGTCACCCACAAGACCGCGAAGCGGGGGTCGAGCGACGCCGATCCCGGGGCGCGGTTCTACTACGAGGTGCGCAACAAGCTGTGGGTGTTCCGGCGCTCGCGGGCGCTCGCCCCGTGGGAGAAGCTGCTGTACTCCGCGGCGACGGCCCGGCGCTGGCTGCGCACCTTCCGGGCCTCCGCGGATCGCGCGCAGCTGCGCGAGTGCCTCCGGCGGGGGTGGCGCGACGGCTGGACCCATGCGCCGCGCCCCTCCCGCGTCGTGCTGCGCGACGCCGGCGTGCCGGTGGACGCCATGATCGAGGTCGAGCGGATGTCCAAGCTGGGTTCGCGGTAGCTCCGCGCGCGCGTCGTATC from Leucobacter allii carries:
- a CDS encoding glycosyltransferase family 2 protein, which encodes MRVTAVLVAYNRRELLRESLEALAAQSRPVDRLVVVDNASTDGSDAVAAELLEAWGAQARFVRLTENTGGAGGFAVGIAAAVAEDDVDWVWVMDDDTVPGPDALAGALAAHERYRETGQDDLAVMGSRVVWTDGEDHPMNTPKAKIRADADERRRAAEVGAMEIRSISFVSAFLRAARVREVGLPIADYFLWNDDFEFSARLLRGARGLYVPGSVVTHKTAKRGSSDADPGARFYYEVRNKLWVFRRSRALAPWEKLLYSAATARRWLRTFRASADRAQLRECLRRGWRDGWTHAPRPSRVVLRDAGVPVDAMIEVERMSKLGSR